CTGAGTGACTCGCAAAAATCACATTAGAACGGTCCGTCATGAATGGCTTGATCTTGTGAACTTCGAATTAATTGAACATGCTCAAAAGCTTGCTACTGATTGGTTCTGGACATATAATAATAAACGTCCACATTCAGCAATAGGAGGCGTTCCACCAAGAATTAAAACACCGATTGCTAGGGCAAATCTACTAATGAAGCCCACTAAAAATGGGGGGGCGGAATGTGTCAACATAGATGAAGTATGATCTTTGAAATATTTATGCAGACTTCCTTTCTGATTTCTGTTTCAGTTCTATCCTGGTATCAGCAGT
The Spirochaeta isovalerica genome window above contains:
- a CDS encoding integrase core domain-containing protein, which produces MTRKNHIRTVRHEWLDLVNFELIEHAQKLATDWFWTYNNKRPHSAIGGVPPRIKTPIARANLLMKPTKNGGAECVNIDEV